GGAGGTCTATTCCATCTTTTTGTAAGTTGAATCCCTTGTATCAAAAACTCATGGCGTTACGCTTTCGAGCGTTATCTTATCTAGCTGATGACTGTGGTGAAGATGTTACTCAATATTGTATAAATTTAAGCAGTCGGTAGATACACTTGAAAACAGCTACCTATACCTAAAGTACTACTCACAGTAATTTTTCCACTATGTTGATGTGCAATTGTTTGAGCGATCGCAAGCCCTAATCCCAGTCCTTTTGTTTGAGGCGATCGCGCTTTATCAACTCTCCAAAATCGTTGAAATACAAAGGGTAAGTACTCTGGAGCAATTCCTACACCATTATCTTCTACACGCACAACAACACATCGCTTTTGTTGCACCATAGAAATAATCACGCTTCCTCCTGTTATTGTGTACTTAAGGGCATTGTCTACTAAATTGGCAAACAATCGCTTCAGTTGTGCAGGCTCACTATTCACTAAAATGCTGGGGATAAGTTGCAGCTTAAGTACAATTCCTTTTTCTTGGGCGTAAGGTTTAAAGAGTTCTACAACATTGTATAAAATCTCATTCAAATAAAGGTATTTCCAACCTGCTGGTGGTGCTACTACTGCATCGGTACGCGCTAAAAAAAGCAAGTCCTCAGACAAACTCACAAGTTGATCAGTAGCACTAGCGATCGCAACTAGTTTCTTCGCATCACTTGGATGAACTCGTTCGGGATGGCTTTGCATCACTTCAATCGCAGTGCTAATTGCAGTCAAAGGATTCCGTAGTTCGTGGGAAGCGTCTGCAGTAAACTCTTTAAGTCTTTGAAAGCTTTTCTCAATTGGTTCTAAAGTTTGTTGAGTCAGTAAGACAGCACCAATCGCCATGAAAATCAATGCAATTGCGTTACCAATTCCCAACCCAATAACTAATCTGGCGATCGCACTTTCTATTTCTTTGGTAGATTCATTCGCACGGATATAACCTTCCAACTCTAATCTTTGCAGACTATCAGCAAGCACAGAACTTTGACTATCTGAGTAAACAGCAATGGTTAACGTCCGAATTTGTCCTTGTTGTTGAATATTTTGATTCGTTCGTTTCAGAGGTAAAGTAGAAAATATCTTACCTTTTCGTGCCAGAATCTTACCATTTGCATCGAACCATTCTAAACTCTGATCTCGTTTAAATAGTTCGCGCCACGGTAAATCTTGGTTAACGCTCTGAAGACCTTCAGTTTTGACGGCGTTTAAACTAGGGACAGCAGCTTGGGCTAAAGTCAGTAGCTGATTGTTTAAGTGCTGCTCGTGACTGCGAGTAAAAAATACGTATACTGCTATACTTGACATTCCTAGT
The sequence above is drawn from the Gloeocapsopsis sp. IPPAS B-1203 genome and encodes:
- a CDS encoding HAMP domain-containing sensor histidine kinase — translated: MTLLKQFTGWATDSNRTPKQMFQRLRCRFLLTYLTVMATVLGMSSIAVYVFFTRSHEQHLNNQLLTLAQAAVPSLNAVKTEGLQSVNQDLPWRELFKRDQSLEWFDANGKILARKGKIFSTLPLKRTNQNIQQQGQIRTLTIAVYSDSQSSVLADSLQRLELEGYIRANESTKEIESAIARLVIGLGIGNAIALIFMAIGAVLLTQQTLEPIEKSFQRLKEFTADASHELRNPLTAISTAIEVMQSHPERVHPSDAKKLVAIASATDQLVSLSEDLLFLARTDAVVAPPAGWKYLYLNEILYNVVELFKPYAQEKGIVLKLQLIPSILVNSEPAQLKRLFANLVDNALKYTITGGSVIISMVQQKRCVVVRVEDNGVGIAPEYLPFVFQRFWRVDKARSPQTKGLGLGLAIAQTIAHQHSGKITVSSTLGIGSCFQVYLPTA